The DNA segment CCGGTGGGATCGGTCGTCGCCCTGACTGCCGACGCTGCCAGCCAGACCGAGCATCTGCTGTACGCCATGACTGCTCCCCGCGGAACCCTATATCTCTCCACTGAACGCTCGGCATCGAACGTTGAGCGAGCGATCGACAGATCGACCGTCGAGACGGGGAAACCGACGATTAGACGGCTAGATAGCGAGACTCCGCTCGAACACGCACTCGAGATTATGCAGAAACTGCCGGACGGGGCAAATCTGATCGTCGACCCGATCGACCGACTGGAAGCGACCGACCGCGAGCGCTATCTGGACTTCCTCAATGCAGTTGCAGATCGTATGGCCGAAACGGATGGCATGACGGTCTTTCACTGTCCCGTCGCAGCGTCAGAATCGGCGAATCGACGCTCCACCAAACACGTCGCTGACGCCGTTTTCGACGTTCACACCACGACGCCCGGCTCGGACGTCGATGTGGATCAGTACCTCTCGGTGTCGAAATGTCGCTTCGATAGCTCACTGGTCGACACCGTCGAACTCGATGGCGAACTTGCAGCCGAGACGAATCGCGAAGACCGTCCGGCGATTCTCGAGTGAGCCGAGTCGGTCTCCGGCCCCAGTGATGGGAACCGAGCGATAATTAGGCCGCAGCCGCGCGCTCGAGGACCTCGATACCGATCAGCGGTTCGCCGGTGAGCGCCCGCACGTACGCCCCGCCGGCGATCGAGACGTGCCCGAAGTCGGCTTCGTCGAGGCCGTACATTCCGATCGCTCTCGAAGTGTCGCCCCCGCCGACGACGGAGAAACAGTCGGTCTCGGCGATGGCCTCGAGTACGGTTACCGTCCCCGTCGCAAAGCGCTCGTCCTCGAAGACGCCGAGGGCACCTTTGACGAAGACCGCGTCGGATTCGCGAACGAGGTCGGCGTAGGCTTCGGCACTCTCGCTTCCGATGTCGAGGGAGGAAGTGTCTTTTTCCAGACCCTCGACGGCCGTTTCCGCGCGCTCGCCATCGTCGCCTTCGTAAGCGAGGTCCGAGGCGAGGGTGAGTCGGTCGCCGTAGGTTTCGAGAATGGATTCGATGGTGTCGGCGTGGTCGTCCCACTGGTGGTCGAAGAACTCGGTTCCCTCGACGTCGTAGCCGACGTCGTGGCCGGCAGCCCGCAAGAATAGTTCGCCGACGATGCCGCCCAGACAGAATCGGTCGACGGTGTCGTCGACGCGTTCGATGACCGGGATCAGGTCTTCAGCTTTCGTGCCGCCGAGGACCATCGTCACGGGGCCATCGAACTCTCGGTCCTGAATCGCGGAGTTAGCGGTGTACTCCGCGTCCATGACTGGGCCGGCGTACGCGTCCATGACGAGCGGGAAGCCGACGAGTGAAGCGTGTGCGCGGTGGGCCGCCGAGTAGGCGTCGTTGACGTAGGCGTCGAACTTCGGTGCCAGCGTCTGAACGAACTCACTCTGGGCGTGTTCCTCGGGCTCTTTTTCCGGAAGTTCGTCCTCGCACATGCGGACGTTCTCGAGGAGGAGTACTTCGCCGGTCTCGAGCGCCTCGATCGCCTCGAGGGCGTCTTCGCCGAAGGTATCGGAAACGAATCCGACGTCCTGACCGAGATGTTCGCCGAGGATGTCGGCGTGGCTCTCGAGGGAGATGAACGTGTCCCGACCGGGCCGACCCTGATGGGCCATGACCGCGACGGCGTGCCCATCCTCGAGGAGCGTCCGAATGGACGATGCGTGACGTTCGAAACGACGATTGTCCTGTGCGCGGCCGTTTTCGACGGGTGCGTTGATGTCGACTCGAACCAGCACTCGCTGGCCGGAATCGAGGTCACTGACGGTGTTGAACATATCTCTACTCCAGTGACGAACCCGCATAAAACGGATGGATAGCGCCCAGTCCTGCCCACGGGAGCAAGTGACGGGATATACAAGGACACCGCTCGCGCGGCGAACGCCAAAGACGGATACTCGATCTTAGGCCGCAGCTTCGGCTTCAGCTTCCTCCTGTGCGATGACGTACGTCGCCAGGTCGAGCATTCGGTTGGAGAAGCCATACTCGTTGTCGTACCAGGTGAGGACCTTGACGAGACCGCCTTCGAGGACCATCGCTGCCTCGAGATCGACGTACGAAGAGAAGGGAAGACCAACGATATCCCGGGAAACGATTTCTTCGTCGGTGTAGCCGAGCACGCCCGCGAGTTCGCCGTTGGCAGCCTCGCGGATGGCGGCCTCGAGGTCGTCTTTGGTGATGTCGGCTTCGAGGTCGACCGTCAGGTCGGTAATCGAGCCGTTGGGAACGGGGACGCGCATGGCCATCCCGTCGAGTTTGCCCTCGAGTTGTGGAAGCACTTCGGTGGTCGCGATAGCGGCACCGGTCGTGGTCGGGATGATGTTCTCGGCGGCGGCACGGCCGCGACGACGTTTGCCCATCGGTCCGTCGATGAGCGCCTGCGTGCCAGTGTAGGCGTGGACGGTCGTGAGCAGGCCGGATTCGATACCGAACTCCTCGTCGAGCACTTTCACGACTGGGGCGACGCTGTTGGTCGTACACGAAGCGTTCGAGACGACGTCTTCGCCGTCGTACTCCGCGTGGTTGACGCCGTAGACGAGCGTTTTGACCGGTTTGTCACCTTTGGCTGGGGCGGAGATGACGACCTTGTCGGCTCCGGCCTCGAGGTGTTGGGCGGCTTCGTCGTGCGTGCGGAACAGACCGGTCGCCTCGAACGCGACATCGATATCGTGTTCGTCCCACGGCAGTTGGGTGGGGTCACGCTCCGAGAGCAACTGCACGTCGTGCCCAGCGACCGACAGGGTGTCATCCTCGAGGGTAACGTCGTCGAGTCGGCCGTGTACCGAATCGTACTTGAACAGGTACCGCATGTCCTCGTTATCCATCACGTCGTTGATGGCGACAATTTCGACGTTTTCGTACTCCAGGGACGCGCGCAGCACGTTTCGGCCGATACGGCCGAACCCGTTGAGGCCCACGCGAACGACTGCATCGTCCTGACTGTCGTCTGAAAATGAATGTTCACTCATATGTGAGTAGTATGTTTCCCACCGTTAAAGTAGTTACTCCCTGCAACGGCCACGGCCACCGGTTTCGTCGGGAAGCGAGTGACAAATCGAACGACGCGTTGCCAATCCGAGAGCCGTGGTTGCCCCATCGATTGACAGTATGTACCAAGAAACAGATACACACAGTTTTTGGAAAAATTCGATCTTACCCCGGTTACGTCCAGTATTCTCCCCCTTAGTTACTCAATTACGAGTTAACATCTGTCAAATCATCCGAAACGATTATACTCGCTCCCAGTGGAGCACTACTCGTATGCTTCGTGTCGGAATCAACGGATACGGAACCATCGGCAAACGCGTCGCAGATGCCGTCCGCGCACAACCGGATATGGACGTCTGCGGCGTTGCCAAAGTCAGCCCCGATTACGTCGCCGTCGGGGCCGTCGAAGCGGGCTATGACCTGTACGCTGTCGATGACGAACGGATCGACGAGTTCCGGGCTATCGACATCGACGTCGCCGGAACCGTCGACGACCTCGTCGAACAGAGTGACGTCGTCATCGACGCAACCCCAAGCGGGGTCGGCGCACAGAACCGCCCGCTGTACGAACGACACGACACGCCAGCAATTTTCCAGGGTGGCGAAGACGCCACCGTTGCCGAAGTCAGCTTCAACGCCCGCGTCAACTACGACGAGGCCACCAATGCCGACTACGTACGCGTCGTCTCCTGTAATACGACCGGGCTCTCTCGGCTCGTCGCCCCACTCGAGGACGCCTACGGCATCGAGAAAGTCAGAGCAACGCTGATCCGGCGCGGTGGCGACCCCAACCAGACCGGGCGCGGCCCAATCAACGACACCGTCCCAAACCCCGTTTCGATTCCGTCACACCACGGCCCCGACGTTCAGACCATCTTCCCCAACCTCGACATCGACACCATCGGTCTGAAAGTGCCGACAACGATGATGCACGTCCACGCGATCAACGTCACCCTCGAGAATCCGCCCGAGGATGATGAAGACGTCCGGGAACTGCTCGGGAGCGAAGACCGCCTCGTGATGATTCCCGACTTCGCCGGTCTCGATGGCGCAGGCACCCTGAAAGACTTCGCTGCCGATGCCGGCCGGCCCCGAGCGGACATCTGGGAGAACTGTATCTGGGAAGAGTCAGTGACGATACAGGGCAACGACCTCTATTGTATGCAAGCGATTCACCAGGAATCGGACGTCGTCCCCGAAAACATCGATGCACTCCGATCGCTGTCCGGCCACCTTTCCGGCCCGGAAAGTCGCTCGCTAACTAACGAGACGCTCGGCATCGGCTTTTCCCGATTGAACGGCCGTGTGACCAAACGCCTCGACACACAGACGGCAGACTGAACGACAGACCGCAGACACGAGGCCATCCCCCGAATCGACGAGTTCCGCTTCGAATATCCACGACTCCTCGAGGCG comes from the Natronosalvus amylolyticus genome and includes:
- a CDS encoding type II glyceraldehyde-3-phosphate dehydrogenase — encoded protein: MLRVGINGYGTIGKRVADAVRAQPDMDVCGVAKVSPDYVAVGAVEAGYDLYAVDDERIDEFRAIDIDVAGTVDDLVEQSDVVIDATPSGVGAQNRPLYERHDTPAIFQGGEDATVAEVSFNARVNYDEATNADYVRVVSCNTTGLSRLVAPLEDAYGIEKVRATLIRRGGDPNQTGRGPINDTVPNPVSIPSHHGPDVQTIFPNLDIDTIGLKVPTTMMHVHAINVTLENPPEDDEDVRELLGSEDRLVMIPDFAGLDGAGTLKDFAADAGRPRADIWENCIWEESVTIQGNDLYCMQAIHQESDVVPENIDALRSLSGHLSGPESRSLTNETLGIGFSRLNGRVTKRLDTQTAD
- the gap gene encoding type I glyceraldehyde-3-phosphate dehydrogenase; translation: MSEHSFSDDSQDDAVVRVGLNGFGRIGRNVLRASLEYENVEIVAINDVMDNEDMRYLFKYDSVHGRLDDVTLEDDTLSVAGHDVQLLSERDPTQLPWDEHDIDVAFEATGLFRTHDEAAQHLEAGADKVVISAPAKGDKPVKTLVYGVNHAEYDGEDVVSNASCTTNSVAPVVKVLDEEFGIESGLLTTVHAYTGTQALIDGPMGKRRRGRAAAENIIPTTTGAAIATTEVLPQLEGKLDGMAMRVPVPNGSITDLTVDLEADITKDDLEAAIREAANGELAGVLGYTDEEIVSRDIVGLPFSSYVDLEAAMVLEGGLVKVLTWYDNEYGFSNRMLDLATYVIAQEEAEAEAAA
- a CDS encoding phosphoglycerate kinase; translated protein: MFNTVSDLDSGQRVLVRVDINAPVENGRAQDNRRFERHASSIRTLLEDGHAVAVMAHQGRPGRDTFISLESHADILGEHLGQDVGFVSDTFGEDALEAIEALETGEVLLLENVRMCEDELPEKEPEEHAQSEFVQTLAPKFDAYVNDAYSAAHRAHASLVGFPLVMDAYAGPVMDAEYTANSAIQDREFDGPVTMVLGGTKAEDLIPVIERVDDTVDRFCLGGIVGELFLRAAGHDVGYDVEGTEFFDHQWDDHADTIESILETYGDRLTLASDLAYEGDDGERAETAVEGLEKDTSSLDIGSESAEAYADLVRESDAVFVKGALGVFEDERFATGTVTVLEAIAETDCFSVVGGGDTSRAIGMYGLDEADFGHVSIAGGAYVRALTGEPLIGIEVLERAAAA